A genomic window from Agrobacterium larrymoorei includes:
- a CDS encoding DUF2798 domain-containing protein gives MTFSRLPARYGAILMPMVLSVLMTFVVSLIATVRAIGFTEDFMIRWLPAWGLSWFVAFPTLLLVLPLVRRIVNALVEPQRS, from the coding sequence ATGACATTCTCACGCTTACCCGCGCGCTACGGCGCCATTCTCATGCCTATGGTGCTTTCCGTCCTGATGACGTTTGTCGTTTCGCTCATCGCGACGGTCCGCGCCATCGGCTTTACGGAGGATTTTATGATCCGGTGGCTGCCCGCCTGGGGTCTCTCATGGTTTGTGGCGTTCCCGACGCTGCTTCTTGTATTGCCGCTGGTGCGGCGGATCGTCAATGCTCTGGTCGAACCGCAGCGCAGTTGA
- the relB gene encoding type II toxin-antitoxin system RelB family antitoxin gives MGKQTAIRLPDETYERLKALSERTGRTSAFYIREAIEKHIEDMEDLSLAEEATR, from the coding sequence ATGGGCAAGCAAACCGCCATCCGCCTGCCGGATGAGACCTATGAACGCCTGAAAGCACTTTCTGAGCGCACCGGCCGTACCTCCGCATTTTACATCCGTGAAGCGATAGAAAAACATATTGAAGATATGGAGGATTTGTCTCTGGCGGAAGAGGCGACGCGGTGA